In Alosa sapidissima isolate fAloSap1 chromosome 4, fAloSap1.pri, whole genome shotgun sequence, the following are encoded in one genomic region:
- the LOC121706472 gene encoding myosin heavy chain, fast skeletal muscle-like, whose protein sequence is MGDSEMECFGPAAIYLRKPERERIEAQNKPFDAKSAYFVIDKEEDYVKGVLEKREGGKATVKHLTGGKTVTVKEDEIFPMNPPKYDKIEDMAMMTHLHEPAVLYNLKERYAAWMIYTYSGLFCVTVNPYKWLPVYDAVVVAGYRGKKRIEAPPHIFSISDNAYQFMLQDRENQSILITGESGAGKTVNTKRVIQYFATIAVSGGAKKAEATPGKMQGSLEDQIIAANPLLEAYGNAKTVRNDNSSRFGKFIRIHFGTTGKLASADIETYLLEKSRVTFQLSAERSYHIFYQLMTGHKPELIEALLITTNPYDFPMISQGEITVKSIDDVEEFIATDTAIDILGFTAEEKIGIFKLTGAVMHHGAMKFKQKQREEQAEPDGTEVADKIAYLMGLNSADMLKALCYPRVKVGNEMVTKGQTVPQVNNAVSALCKSVYEKMFLWMVIRINEMLDTKQPRQFFIGVLDIAGFEIFDFNSLEQLCINFTNEKLQQFFNHHMFVLEQEEYKKEGIDWEFIDFGMDLAACIELIEKPMGIFSILEEECMFPKASDTTFKNKLYDQHLGKTKCFEKPKPVKGKPEAHFSLVHYAGTVDYNINGWLDKNKDPLNDSVVQLYQKSAVKLLAFLYASHAGAEAEGGGGGGKKGGKKKGGSFQTVSALFRENLGKLMTNLRSTHPHFVRCLIPNESKTPGLMENFLVLHQLRCNGVLEGIRICRKGFPSRIIYGDFKQRYKVLNASVIPEGQFIDNKKASEKLLGSIDVDHTQYKFGHTKVFFKAGLLGVLEEMRDEKLATLVTMTQALCRGFLMRKEFVKMMERRESIFTIQYNIRSFMNVKHWPWMKLYFKIKPLLKSAETEKELANMKENYGKMKTDLEAAQAKRKELEEKMVALLQEKNDLQLAVAAESEGLSDAEERCEGLIKSKIQLEAKLKETTERLEDEEEINAELTAKKRKLEDECSELKKDIDDLELTLAKVEKEKHATENKVKNLTEEMASQDEAIAKLTKEKKALQEAHQQTLDDLQAEEDKVNTLTKSKSKLEQQVDDLEGSLEQEKKLRMDLERAKRKLEGDLKLAQESIMDLENDKQQSEEKIKKKDFEISQLLSKIEDEQSLGSQLQKKIKELQARIEELEEEIEAERAARAKVEKQRADISRELEEISERLEEAGGATAAQIEMNKKRETEFQKLRRDLEESTLQHEATAAALRKKQADSVAELGEQIDNLQRVKQKLEKEKSEYKMEIDDLSSNMEAVAKSKANLEKMCRTLEDQLSELKSKNDENVRQLNDFSAQKARLQTENGEFGRQLEEKEALVTQLTRGKQAYTQQIEELKRHIEEEVKAKNALAHAVQSARHDCDLLREQFEEEQEAKAELQRGMSKANSEVAQWRSKYETDAIQRTEELEESKKKLAQRLQDAEESIEAVNSKCASLEKTKQRLQGEVEDLMIDVERANALAANLDKKQRNFDKVLAEWKQKYEEGQAELEGAQKEARSLSTELFKMKNSYEETLDHLETLRRENKNLQQEISDLTEQLGETGKSIHELEKAKKSVETEKSEIQTALEEAEGTLEHEESKILRVQLELNQVKSEIDRKLAEKDEEIEQIKRNSQRVIDSMQSTLDSEVRSRNDALRVKKKMEGDLNEMEIQLSHANRQATECQKQLRNVQGQLKDAQLHLDDALRGQEDMKEQVAMVERRNGLMLAEIEELRAALEQTERGRKVAEQELVDASERVGLLHSQNTSLINTKKKLEADLVQVQGEVDDTIQEARNAEEKAKKAITDAAMMAEELKKEQDTSAHLERMKKNLEVTVKDLQHRLDEAENLAMKGGKKQLQKLESRVRELEAEVETEQRRGADAVKGVRKYERRVKELTYQTEEDKKNVTRLQDLVDKLQLKVKAYKRQAEEAEEQANTHLSRYRKVQHELEEAQERADIAESQVNKLRAKSREAGKSKDEE, encoded by the exons ATGGGGGACTCAGAGATGGAGTGCTTTGGCCCAGCGGCCATCTATCTCCGCAAACCTGAAAGGGAGCGTATTGAGGCCCAGAACAAACCATTTGATGCCAAATCAGCCTACTTTGTAATTGACAAAGAAGAAGATTATGTCAAAGGAGTGCTGGAGAAACGAGAGGGTGGCAAAGCCACTGTCAAACATCTAACGGGTGGCAAA ACGGTCACTGTGAAAGAGGATGAGATCTTTCCCATGAATCCTCCAAAGTATGACAAAATTGAGGACATGGCCATGATGACCCACCTCCACGAGCCTGCTGTGCTGTACAACCTCAAAGAGCGTTATGCAGCATGGATGATCTAT ACCTACTCTGGGCTGTTCTGTGTCACTGTAAACCCCTACAAGTGGCTCCCAGTGTACGATGCTGTGGTTGTAGCTGGGTACAGAGGCAAGAAGAGAATTGAAGCTCCACCCcacatcttctccatctctgatAATGCCTATCAGTTCATGCTCCAAG ATCGTGAAAATCAATCCATCCTAATCAC TGGAGAATCTGGTGCTGGGAAGACTGTCAACACCAAGCGTGTCATCCAGTACTTTGCAAcaattgcagtgtctggaggagCAAAGAAAGCTGAGGCCACCCCTGGCAAAATGCAG GGGTCACTAGAGGATCAGATCATTGCAGCCAACCCTCTGCTGGAGGCCTATGGTAATGCCAAGACTGTGAGGAATGACAACTCCTCCCGTTTT GGTAAATTCATCAGAATCCATTTTGGCACAACTGGCAAATTGGCCTCTGCTGATATTGAGACAT ATCTGCTGGAGAAGTCAAGAGTCACATTCCAGTTGTCTGCTGAGAGGAGCTACCACATCTTCTACCAGCTTATGACTGGACATAAGCCTGAGCTGATTG AGGCACTTCTCATCACCACCAACCCATATGATTTCCCAATGATCAGCCAAGGTGAAATCACCGTCAAGAGCATTGATGATGTGGAGGAGTTCATTGCCACAGAT ACGGCCATTGACATTTTGGGCTTTACTGCTGAGGAGAAAATAGGCATCTTCAAGCTTACTGGTGCTGTGATGCATCATGGGGCCATGAAGTTCAAAcagaagcagagagaagagcaggCTGAGCCTGACGGCACTGAGG tgGCTGATAAAATCGCCTACCTCATGGGCTTGAACTCTGCTGACATGCTGAAGGCTTTGTGCTATCCCAGAGTGAAGGTCGGAAATGAGATGGTGACCAAAGGTCAAACTGTGCCTCAG GTCAACAATGCTGTCAGCGCTCTGTGTAAGTCAGTCTATGAGAAGATGTTCTTGTGGATGGTCATCCGTATCAATGAGATGCTGGACACCAAACAGCCAAGGCAGTTCTTCATTGGTGTGCTGGACATTGCTGGATTTGAGATTTTTGAT TTTAACAGTTTGGAACAGCTGTGTATCAACTTTACCAATGAGAAACTGCAACAGTTCTTCAACCACCACATGTTTGTGCTGGAGCAAGAGGAATACAAGAAAGAAGGAATTGATTGGGAGTTCATTGACTTTGGTATGGACCTGGCTGCCTGCATTGAGCTTATTGAGAAG CCAATGGGCATCTTCTCCATCCTTGAAGAGGAGTGCATGTTCCCCAAGGCCTCAGACACTACCTTCAAGAACAAGCTGTATGACCAGCATCTTGGTAAAACCAAATGCTTTGAGAAACCCAAACCAGTAAAGGGCAAACCAGAGGCCCACTTCTCCCTGGTGCACTATGCTGGCACTGTGGACTACAACATCAATGGCTGGCTGGACAAGAACAAGGACCCACTGAACGACTCAGTTGTGCAACTGTACCAGAAGTCTGCAGTGAAACTGCTGGCCTTCTTGTATGCATCTCATGCTGGTGCTGAAG ctgaaggtggtggtggtggtggcaagaAGGGAGGCAAGAAGAAGGGTGGTTCCTTCCAGACGGTGTCTGCTCTGTTCAGG GAAAACCTGGGCAAGCTGATGACCAACTTGAGGAGCACTCATCCTCACTTTGTGCGCTGCTTGATTCCCAATGAGTCAAAGACACCAG GTCTGATGGAGAACTTCCTGGTCCTTCACCAGCTGAGGTGTAATGGTGTGCTGGAGGGTATCAGAATCTGCAGGAAGGGCTTCCCCAGCAGAATCATTTATGGTGACTTCAAGCAGAG ATACAAAGTGTTGAACGCAAGTGTCATCCCTGAAGGACAATTCATTGACAACAAAAAAGCCTCAGAAAAACTTCTGGGGTCAATTGATGTGGACCATACTCAGTACAAGTTTGGACACACAAAA GTGTTCTTCAAAGCTGGTCTGCTGGGTGTCCTtgaggagatgcgagatgagaAATTGGCAACTCTGGTCACAATGACTCAGGCCCTCTGCCGTGGCTTCCTGATGAGGAAGGAGTTTGTTAAAATGATGGAAAGAAG AGAATCCATCTTCACTATCCAATATAATATCCGTTCATTCATGAATGTGAAACATTGGCCATGGATGAAGCTGTACTTCAAGATCAAGCCACTTCTGAAAAGTGCTGAAACTGAGAAAGAACTTGCTAACATGAAGGAGAACTATGGGAAAATGAAGACGGATCTGGAGGCTGCCCAGGCAAAAAGGAAGGAGCTTGAGGAGAAGATGGTTGCTCTGCTGCAAGAGAAGAATGACCTGCAGTTAGCTGTAGCAGCT GAATCTGAGGGCCTCTCAGATGCTGAGGAGAGATGTGAGGGTCTCATCAAGAGCAAAATCCAGCTGGAGGCCAAACTCAAAGAGACGACCGAGAGgctggaggatgaggaggagatcaACGCTGAGCTGACTGCCAAGAAGAGGAAACTGGAGGATGAGTGCTCTGAGCTGAAGAAAGACATTGATGACTTGGAGCTCACCCTGGCTAaagtggagaaagagaaacatgCCACAGAGAACAAG GTTAAAAACCTGACAGAGGAGATGGCATCTCAAGATGAAGCCATTGCTAAATTAACTAAGGAGAAGAAAGCCCTCCAAGAGGCACACCAGCAGACTCTGGATGATCTCCAAGCAGAGGAAGACAAAGTCAACACTCTGACCAAATCAAAGAGCAAACTTGAACAACAAGTGGATGAT CTCGAAGGATCGTTGGAGCAAGAGAAGAAGCTACGCATGGATCTTGAGAGAGCCAAGAGAAAGCTTGAAGGTGACCTGAAACTGGCCCAGGAATCCATAATGGATCTGGAGAATGACAAGCAGCAGTCTGAAGAAAAGATCAAGAA GAAGGACTTTGAAATCAGCCAACTTCTGAGCAAGATTGAAGATGAACAGTCATTAGGATCCCAGCTTCAAAAGAAGATTAAGGAACTCCAG GCTCGCATAGAGGAGCTAGAAGAAGAAATCGAAGCTGAACGTGCTGCTCGGGCTAAAGTTGAGAAGCAGAGAGCTGATATCTCCAGAGAACTTGAGGAGATCAGTGAGAGGCTTGAGGAGGCTGGTGGGGCCACTGCTGCTCAGATTGAGATGAACAAGAAGCGGGAGACAGAGTTCCAGAAGCTGCGTCGTGATCTTGAAGAGTCCACCCTGCAGCATGaagctactgctgctgctctccGCAAGAAGCAGGCCGACAGCGTGGCGGAACTGGGTGAGCAGATCGACAACCTGCAGCGTGTCAAACAAAagctggagaaggagaagagtgaaTACAAAATGGAGATCGATGACCTCTCCAGTAACATGGAGGCTGTTGCTAAATCCAAG GCTAACCTTGAGAAAATGTGTCGCACCCTTGAGGACCAATTGAGTGAACTGAAGTCAAAGAATGATGAAAATGTCCGTCAGTTAAATGACTTCAGTGCACAAAAAGCCAGGCTTCAAACTGAGAATG GTGAATTTGGCCGCCAGCTTGAGGAAAAAGAGGCTCTTGTCACTCAGCTGACAAGAGGCAAGCAAGCTTACACCCAGCAGATTGAGGAGCTGAAGAGGCATATAGAGGAAGAAGTTAAA GCCAAGAACGCCCTGGCTCATGCTGTCCAATCAGCTCGTCATGACTGTGACCTGCTCAGAGAGCAGtttgaggaggagcaggaggccaAGGCTGAGCTGCAGCGTGGAATGTCCAAGGCCAACAGCGAGGTGGCTCAGTGGAGATCTAAATATGAAACTGATGCCATCCAACGCactgaggagctggaggagtccAA GAAAAAGCTTGCCCAACGTCTCCAAGATGCTGAGGAGTCAATCGAGGCTGTGAACTCGAAGTGTGCCTCTCTGGAGAAGACCAAGCAGAGACTCCAGGGTGAAGTGGAGGACCTCATGATTGATGTCGAGAGGGCTAATGCACTGGCTGCCAACCTTGACAAGAAACAACGAAACTTTGACAAG GTCCTGGCAGAATGGAAGCAGAAGTATGAGGAGGGCCAGGCTGAGCTTGAAGGTGCTCAGAAAGAAGCTCGCTCTCTCAGTACTGAGCTCTTCAAGATGAAGAACTCCTATGAAGAGACTCTGGATCACCTGGAGACCCtgaggagagagaataagaatCTGCAAC AGGAAATCTCTGACCTCACTGAACAACTTGGTGAGACTGGCAAGAGCATCCATGAGCTGGAGAAGGCCAAGAAGTCAGTGGAGACTGAGAAATCAGAAATCCAGACAGCACTGGAGGAAGCAGAG GGTACACTGGAGCATGAAGAGTCCAAGATTCTTCGTGTCCAACTGGAGCTTAACCAGGTCAAGAGTGAGATTGACAGGAAGCTGGCTGAGAAAGATGAGGAGATTGAGCAGATCAAGAGGAACAGCCAGAGGGTGATTGACTCCATGCAGAGCACTCTAGACTCTGAGGTCAGGAGCAGGAATGATGCCCTAAGAGTcaagaagaagatggagggagacctcAACGAGATGGAGATTCAGCTGAGCCATGCCAATCGCCAGGCAACTGAATGTCAGAAGCAGCTCAGGAATGTACAAGGACAACTCAAG GATGCCCAATTACACCTTGATGATGCTCTTAGAGGACAGGAAGACATGAAGGAGCAGGTTGCCATGGTGGAGCGCAGGAATGGCCTTATGCTGGCTGAGATTGAGGAGCTGAGAGCTGCTctggagcagacagagagaggccgcAAAGTGGCTGAGCAGGAGCTGGTGGATGCCAGTGAGCGTGTTGGACTGCTGCATTCACAG AACACCAGTCTCATCAACACCAAGAAGAAGCTGGAGGCTGACCTTGTTCAAGTCCAGGGAGAAGTGGATGATACAATCCAGGAGGCCAGAAATGCAGAAGAAAAGGCCAAGAAGGCCATAACTGAT GCTGCCATGATGGCTGAGGAACTGAAGAAGGAGCAGGACACCAGTGCTCACCTggagaggatgaagaagaaCCTGGAGGTCACAGTCAAGGACCTGCAGCACCGTCTGGATGAAGCTGAGAATCTGGCCATGAAGGGTGGCAAGAAGCAGCTCCAGAAACTGGAGTCTAGG GTGCGTGAGCTGGAGGCTGAGGTTGAGACTGAACAGAGACGTGGAGCTGATGCTGTGAAAGGTGTCCGCAAATATGAGAGGAGAGTCAAGGAGCTCACCTACCAG ACTGAGGAGGACAAGAAGAATGTCACTAGACTGCAGGATCTGGTGGACAAGCTGCAGCTGAAAGTGAAGGCCTACAAGAGACAGGCTGAGGAGGCT GAGGAGCAGGCCAACACTCACCTGTCCAGGTACAGGAAGGTGCAGCATGAGCTTGAGGAGGCTCAGGAACGTGCTGACATCGCTGAGTCCCAGGTCAACAAGCTGAGGGCCAAGAGTCGTGAAGCTGGCAAG AGCAAAGATGAAGAGTGA